AGATCAACCAACGCGTGCTGGCCGGTGCCGGCCGCTGACAACAAGGAGCACCAGATGGACTACCGCAAACTGGCCCAACGCCTGCTGCGTGGCGGCGATCGACACAGCCCTGTCTATGTCGACGGGATGTGTGCCGCCCTGCGCCTGCGCATCGAGAACGAGCCCTCCGTCTGCACCTACCCACAGGGCAGCCTGGAGTTCGATGCCTATTTCTACGGCTGCCGTCGTGGGGCGGACGAGTTCCGTAATGCCCTGGTGGAGGCCAATGGTGACCGTACCGAGGCTATTGCCCGCCTTCAGCAACTGGCCGGCATCGATCGGAGGGCTGCGTAATGGCTCGTCGTGCACAAGCCGGCACCGAGCTGGCACCGGATGCTCCACTGGATGGCGAGGTCCTGCAGCAGAGCCAGAATGCCATGGGCGAGCACCTGCAGGAGGTGATGGCCACCTTCGGGGACGGCCTGCCGTATGACCGCCTTCGCTACATCGACAACACCCGCAAGCACATGGCCCGTAGCGCCGAAGAGGCCCTGCATGCCGGGCGCTGCCTGCTGGTGATGAAGGAAGCCGAGCCGCATGGCGAGTGGATGCACATCCTGGGCGAGCTCAGCCTGGAGCCGCGCCTCGCTCAACGCATGATGCAGGCCGCACTGAAGTTCGGTGGCATCGAGCCTCCGACCAAGTTGATTGAGGCCGCCAAGTCCAAGTCCAAGCTGTTCGAGCTGATGGTGCTGGACGACGAGGACCTGCAGGCGCTCAACGACGGCGGAACCGTCGCCGGCCTGGAACTGGATGACATCGACCGCATGCCGGTAAGCACGCTGCGCAAGGCCCTGCGCGAGGCGAAGGAGGACCTGCGCGCCAAGGACCAAGTACTCAGCGCCAAGGCGGCACGGGTCAACGACCTGGAAACCAGCATGGAGAAGCTGCGCCACCAGGTGCAGGCCATGACCCCCGACCAGCACGCCAAGGCGTTGCGTCAGGAGGTGGTCGCGCTGGCCTTCGAGGCCGAGGCGGACATCACCGGCAAGCTGCGCGAGGGCTTCGCCAAGCTGCAGGAGCATGGCGAGGCGCATGGCGCCGACCACACCAGCTTCAAGGCCAGCCTGGTGGCGCATCTGGAGCGGATGCTCAAGGCCATCAAGAGCGAGTTCCACCTGCCCGAGGTGGAGGCTGGCGACGGCATCCAGAACTTCCCCTGGCTGCAGCAGGAACCGGGAGAGGCCTGATCCATGAGCGCCGTGATCACCCAGCGCCTCGTCGACCTTGCCCGCGCGCTTCAGCGCGAGGGCAAGGGCCGCCGTACCGCGCTGTGCCAGGCCGCGGCGCAGGAGCTGGGCCTGTCTCTTGCCACCATCTACCGCCGACTGGAGGAGGTCTCCGTGGCCACCACCACCCGCAAACGTCGCTCCGATGCCGGCACCAGTGGCCTGGCCCGTGAGGAGGCGCTGACAATCAGCGCCGCCCTGATGGAGTCGGCCCGCCGCAACGAGAAGCGTCTGTATTCCCTGGAGGATGCCGTGGAGGCGCTTCGCGCCAGCGGCATGGTCCGCGCCGAGGCCGTCGACAAGGGCACCGGCGAGCTGCGCCCCATGTCCATCAGCGCTATCGGCCGCGCGCTGCGCAGCTACAAGCTGCACCCGGACCAACTGCTGGCGCCGGCGCCGGTCACCGAGCTGGCGAGCCTGCACCCGAACCACGTCTGGCAGATTGACGCCTCGCTTTGCGTTCTCTACTACCTCAAGCCCGGCCCGGACTCGCGGGCCAACGGCCTGCAGGTGATGGAGGCTGACCAGTTCTACAAGAACAAGCCGAAGAACCTGGCGCGCATTGCCGCCGACCGCGTGTGGTCCTACGAGATCACCTCGCACTCGTCCGGCTGGATCTACCTGGAATACGTGATGGGCGCCGAGAGCGGGGAAAACCTCTGCTCGGTGCTGATCAACGCCATGCAGGAGCGCGGCGGCGCCGACGTGATGCACGGCCGGCCGGAGATCCTGATGATGGACCCCGGTTCTGCGAACACCTCGGCCATGGCCCGTAACCTGTGCCGCTCGCTGGGCATCCAGATGATTGTCCACGCCCCCGGCGCTGCCCGCGTCACCGGCCAGGTGGAGAACGCGCGGAACATCATCGAGCGCAAGTTCGAGGCTGGTCTGCGCTTCCAGCCGGTGGCCGACCTGATAGAGCTGAATGCCCTGGCCAAGCGCTGGCGGGAATGGTTCAACGCCACCGCCATCCACAGCCGCCACGGCAAGAACCGCACCGCCGCCTGGATGACCATTCGCCAGGAGCAGCTAATCAAAGTGCCGAGCGTCGAGGTCTGCCGCCAGCTGGCGGTGGCCGAGCCAGAAAGCCGCAAGGTCAACACCAAGCTGCGCGTGTCCTTCCAGGGCAACGAGTACGACGTGTCGATGGTGCCGAATGTGATGGTCGGCGATCGACTGATGGTCACCCGCAACCCTTGGGCCAGCGACGCCGCCCAGGTGGTGGCCACCGACTCGGCCGGGCACGAAGTGTTCTACGTGGTGCCCGAGGTGAAGCGCAACGAGCTGGGCTTCGAGATCAGCGCGCCAGTGATTGGGCAGGCGTTCAAGCGACAGGCCGACACCCCGGCGCAGACCGCCCGCAAGGACGCGGCGAAGCTGGCCATGGGCGCCGAGACCGAGGAGGAGGTGGCCGCTGCCCGCAAGGCCAAGCAGGTGCCCTTCGGCGGCAAGCTGCAGCCCTACAAGCAGATGGACGAGGCCGAGCTGCCCACTTTCATGCCGCGCCGCGGTACCCAGCACGACCTGGTCACGCCCACGGTGGTCAGCCCGCCGCTCAGCGTCGTGGCGGTGGTCAAGCGCCTGCAGCCGCGCTTCGCCGACTGGAGCCCGGAGCACTACGCCTGGCTGAGCCAGCACCGGCCCGGCGGCGTGCCGGAGGAAGAACTCAACGATATTGAGGCCGCCCTGCGGGCAGCCTTTACCAAACGCCCGACGCTCAGCGTCGTAGGGGGGAGCCTGATGCTCAAGCTCAAGGCACTGTTGCGCTACCACAACCTCGGCCAGGCGGATCTAGCCCGCGCGCTGAAGCTCAGCCGACCAACCATTTCCCAACTGATCAACCACAGCATGTGGCCCAAGACAATCGACCAGGCTGATCTGCGCGCGCGGATAGTCGCCTGGCTGGAGAAGGAAGGGGTCGAGGGGATGCGCCTGATCGGCATTTTCGAGGAGGAGTCCCCCGGTACCGAGAAACGAGAACACAAGACGCCCGGCGGGCGCGGCAACGCCCGCCGAGCAGAGCACCACAACGATAGGACCATCGAGGAGCCCGACAACATGCTACTACGAAAGCAGAACCTCACACCCCAGGCCCGGCAGGCCTTCTGCCTGACCCGCGACCCCTTCGCCGAGGTTCGGAGCAGCGCCGAGCTTTTCATCTCCCCGGAGATCCGCTACGTGCGGGAAAACCTCTACCAGGTCACCCGCTACGGCACCTTCATGGCGATCGTCGGTGAGTCCGGCTCGGGCAAGAGCACGATCCGCAAGGATTTGCATGCGCGCCTACATGCTGACGACAAGGCCGTGATCATCATCGAGCCCTACATCCTCGGCATGGAGGATGACGACTTCAAGGGCAAGACCCTGAAGGCAATTCACATCTGTGAGGCGATTCTGGCCACCGTCACGCCGGGCGCCAAGATGCCGCGCGGCCAGGAGCAACGCTTCCGTGCAGTCCATACCGCGCTCCGGGATTCCCACCGTGCCGGCAACCGTCACGTGTTGATCATCGAAGAGGCCCACGCGATCCCGGTTCCGACGCTCAAGCATCTGAAGCGCTTCTTCGAGCTGGAGGACGGCTTCGAGAAGCTGCTCTCCATCGTCCTGATCGGCCAGCCCGAGCTGGGCAACAAGCTCAGCGAGAAGCGCGCCGATGTGCGCGAGGTGGTCCAGCGCTGCGAGGTGGTCCACCTCCAGCCGCTGGATCAGCATCTGGGGCCATACCTTAAGCACCGCTTCAAGAATGCCGGCATCGAGCTGGAGAGCCTGATGGACGAGCCGGCCGTGGAGGCCCTGCGCAAGAAGCTCACCGGCAACGGCGCCAACGGCGCCTTCTCGGTGCTGTATCCCCTGGCGGTTCACAACGTGGTGACCGCCGCCATCAACCTGGCCGCCTCCGTGGGCGCCCCCAGGCTGACCCCTGACATCTTCGCGGAGGTGTGACATGGCCCAAGTAGCCCGTCTCTACCTGGTCGGCGCCTCGGCGCCGATCGTCAAGGCACCGCTGAGCATCCTGGCCGACACGTTCCTACCCGATCTGGAGCGCTTCAACCAGCTCACCCGCGACATGCGCGCCAAGGGTATTGCCGTGGTCGGCGCCGACTTCCCGGACAACTGCCTGGTGATCGAGGAGGAGCACGCCGACCTGCTTTCACGCGCCTTCGGTCACGAGATCCGCTCGGTTCGCACGAAGGCCGGTACCGGCGGGCGCATTGCCCGCCGCACCGCGACCATCCGCGGCATCGACGTGGTCTGGCACTCCGTTCTGCAGGAGCAAGGCTGATGGACGCTCAACAAACCATCCAGGAGCTGCAGGAGGCCTTGCAGCGGTCTGACGATCGCTACAACCAGGCGATGCTCCAGCTGGAGCACACCACCAGGGCGACAAACGCACTCTGCATGGAGGTGGCTATCGCATGCGAAGCCTACCTGGCCAACGACACAGTGCTGGCCTTGCACAAGCTCGGTCAGCTCGCCGCCAACTACAAGCGTTTCACCAAGCCTGCTGGCGGGAGCGTCCATTGATGACCAGCCAAGTACCCCGTGTGCGGTGCCTCGAGGCGCTGCTGCGTGACGCCAAGGTGTTCGTTGGGCGCTGCACCAGCATCGGCGCCCAGCAGCTCAGCGTCCGCATCACCGAGACCCTGGCCCACCAAGAGGCCGATGTGCCCCATGCATCTGAAGTCGAGCACGCCCTGGCCGTGCTCCGCGATGCCGCCAACAGCGAGAACCCGACGCTGTTCTGGGGCGAGGCCATGCAGCACCTGCGTGTGCTGCTGGCCGACTACGACCACCGCGTCCGCTCCGCCGACCTGATCCTGGAGGAAGAAACCCATGGATGAACTCGACACCGTCTGCCGGCGTTGCAACACGCCGTACCCGACCATCACAGCTAGCTCTGCCGCACACAATCCCGATCTGATCGACATCGTCGTCACCTGCGAGCACTGCGGCCACACCCTCAACGCCTTCATCTCTCTGGACGAGATGACTGAAGTTCGGCACCCGCGCGAGGAGCAACCCCATGGCTGAAGCACAAGAAATTCAGATCCCGTCCGGGTTCGTGAAGAACGCTGTTGGCCACCTGGTGCCCGAGCACCAGGTGCGCGAGCACGACAAGCTGCGTGACAGCGTGGCGCGTGATCTTTCCACCATCGCGCTGGACATCAACAAGGCTCTGGCTGCATTCAAGGCCAAGGCCCTGGCCGATATCGACGACCTGATCGCGATCTCCAGCGCCCGTTACGGCGTGACCATCGGCGGGAAGAAGGGCAACGCCTCGATAACCACCTACGACGGCCAGTTCAAGATCGAGCGCGCCATGGCCGAACGGATCACCTTCACCGAGGAGATTCTCGCGGCCAAGGAACTGATCGACCAGTGCATCCGCAAGTGGAGCGAAGGCGCCAATAACCATCTGCGCGTGCTCGTCGATCGCGCCTTCCGCGCCAACCGGCAGGGTCAGATCAAGACAGGCGACGTGCTCAGCCTGCTGCGCGTCGAGATCGACGATCCCGACTGGAAGCGCGCCATGGAGGCCCTGAAGGACTCCATCCAGGTCAACGGTACCGCGGTGTACATCCGCGTGTACCAGCGCATCGGCCAGACCGACCAGTACCAGCCCATCAACCTGAATATCGCGGCGGTGTGAAATGGACCAGGACCGCATCCTCGAAAAGATCAAGAAATGCCTGGAAATGGCCAAGGGCAAGGGCTCCAACCCGAACGAGGCTGAGATTGCGCTTCGCCAGGCGCACAAGCTGATGGAGTCCTACAACCTGGAGATGGGTGATGTGCTGGCCAGCATGGCAGGCGAGGCCAAGGTGCCGGCGGGTTCGGACGGTGAGCCACCGGCCTGGCGCACCCGCCTGGCCGGCGTCTGCGGTGATGCGTTCGGTAGCCATCTGATCATCACCACCCACTGGCTGGAGCCGGCCGCGTTCAAGTTCATCGGCTGCGGTGCAGCCCCGGAGCTTTCCGGCTACGCCTACCAGGTGCTGGAGCGCCAGCTGCAGAAGGCGCGCAAGGAATTCCTGGCCACTCAGAAGCGGTGCAAGCGATCGACCAAGGTCGCCCGCGGTGATGCCTTCGCCCATGGCTGGATTGATGCCGTGTACTTGAAAGTACAGGAGTTCGCCGGCGTTGAGGACAGCATCGCCGAGGCCATCCAGGCCTACATGGCCAAGCACTATC
This DNA window, taken from Pseudomonas alcaligenes, encodes the following:
- a CDS encoding DUF3102 domain-containing protein, whose translation is MARRAQAGTELAPDAPLDGEVLQQSQNAMGEHLQEVMATFGDGLPYDRLRYIDNTRKHMARSAEEALHAGRCLLVMKEAEPHGEWMHILGELSLEPRLAQRMMQAALKFGGIEPPTKLIEAAKSKSKLFELMVLDDEDLQALNDGGTVAGLELDDIDRMPVSTLRKALREAKEDLRAKDQVLSAKAARVNDLETSMEKLRHQVQAMTPDQHAKALRQEVVALAFEAEADITGKLREGFAKLQEHGEAHGADHTSFKASLVAHLERMLKAIKSEFHLPEVEAGDGIQNFPWLQQEPGEA
- a CDS encoding DUF3164 family protein codes for the protein MAEAQEIQIPSGFVKNAVGHLVPEHQVREHDKLRDSVARDLSTIALDINKALAAFKAKALADIDDLIAISSARYGVTIGGKKGNASITTYDGQFKIERAMAERITFTEEILAAKELIDQCIRKWSEGANNHLRVLVDRAFRANRQGQIKTGDVLSLLRVEIDDPDWKRAMEALKDSIQVNGTAVYIRVYQRIGQTDQYQPINLNIAAV
- a CDS encoding DUF2786 domain-containing protein, which codes for MDQDRILEKIKKCLEMAKGKGSNPNEAEIALRQAHKLMESYNLEMGDVLASMAGEAKVPAGSDGEPPAWRTRLAGVCGDAFGSHLIITTHWLEPAAFKFIGCGAAPELSGYAYQVLERQLQKARKEFLATQKRCKRSTKVARGDAFAHGWIDAVYLKVQEFAGVEDSIAEAIQAYMAKHYPKLGTAKMKRRKLKARDEVASDAGYRAGKSAQLHHGLGHKPVARLTQGV
- a CDS encoding AAA family ATPase; the encoded protein is MSAVITQRLVDLARALQREGKGRRTALCQAAAQELGLSLATIYRRLEEVSVATTTRKRRSDAGTSGLAREEALTISAALMESARRNEKRLYSLEDAVEALRASGMVRAEAVDKGTGELRPMSISAIGRALRSYKLHPDQLLAPAPVTELASLHPNHVWQIDASLCVLYYLKPGPDSRANGLQVMEADQFYKNKPKNLARIAADRVWSYEITSHSSGWIYLEYVMGAESGENLCSVLINAMQERGGADVMHGRPEILMMDPGSANTSAMARNLCRSLGIQMIVHAPGAARVTGQVENARNIIERKFEAGLRFQPVADLIELNALAKRWREWFNATAIHSRHGKNRTAAWMTIRQEQLIKVPSVEVCRQLAVAEPESRKVNTKLRVSFQGNEYDVSMVPNVMVGDRLMVTRNPWASDAAQVVATDSAGHEVFYVVPEVKRNELGFEISAPVIGQAFKRQADTPAQTARKDAAKLAMGAETEEEVAAARKAKQVPFGGKLQPYKQMDEAELPTFMPRRGTQHDLVTPTVVSPPLSVVAVVKRLQPRFADWSPEHYAWLSQHRPGGVPEEELNDIEAALRAAFTKRPTLSVVGGSLMLKLKALLRYHNLGQADLARALKLSRPTISQLINHSMWPKTIDQADLRARIVAWLEKEGVEGMRLIGIFEEESPGTEKREHKTPGGRGNARRAEHHNDRTIEEPDNMLLRKQNLTPQARQAFCLTRDPFAEVRSSAELFISPEIRYVRENLYQVTRYGTFMAIVGESGSGKSTIRKDLHARLHADDKAVIIIEPYILGMEDDDFKGKTLKAIHICEAILATVTPGAKMPRGQEQRFRAVHTALRDSHRAGNRHVLIIEEAHAIPVPTLKHLKRFFELEDGFEKLLSIVLIGQPELGNKLSEKRADVREVVQRCEVVHLQPLDQHLGPYLKHRFKNAGIELESLMDEPAVEALRKKLTGNGANGAFSVLYPLAVHNVVTAAINLAASVGAPRLTPDIFAEV